A genome region from Purpureocillium takamizusanense chromosome 8, complete sequence includes the following:
- a CDS encoding uncharacterized protein (COG:U~EggNog:ENOG503PBRC) has translation MATSSYPRGPLAQIARDHEELLCTIHNLHRLGVDIDAFPEIIVVGDRSSGKSSILHAFSGIDFPATGVEFTNSVLELSLRTSTEASITVEVKEKGSNTFVPLAGMTSRQTNSQAVNEIFGQVKLFMERQRLAGAAPVTALQVNVGAPHFGHIGFVDLPGLNSLPNSDRGSFTNSAASIAKEYMCKRNAIILIAVPADSTHKRETALKLCKLIDPNGERTLAIVTKADLIPIDSPHNEQIFKIFHDGQNGFLATEKWHVLPSPPRHGIYTHGVEAQSAPQPQMPTAQIEKHLPQISDYDQGFASLIPKLSVLYAGRLHANLPNLLAKGASILKCKRSDLEQLQKSLSTDAEKTHYLCGIANDFRTIAQAATKGEYDHGYFRDDSGVPPVPDTRRLRDIIRTLSRAFVHVMKTNGAHCNVKCDQASVTQPSEPDELHESMVPWVNMFQVESPKMVSLSDIKPEFVSASSVSQVPGSVSHRLSLDLFRDQSCKWYAIARRHIDLVADAVRTFVTAALGHVFGANTSGFDTMMIELVLPFFNRIALELSEKLSELLWHYRHGDMICADDDFRARLVQRQSLRPVESRGVESDRGENGILEAVEMMAVYYEVSHHSHECA, from the coding sequence ATGGCGACAAGCTCTTACCCTCGAGGGCCATTGGCTCAGATTGCCAGAGACCATGAGGAGCTCCTCTGCACCATCCACAACCTGCATCGGCTTGGGGTTGACATCGACGCCTTCCCTGagatcatcgtcgtcggggatCGGAGCTCTGGTAAGAGCTCCATCCTTCACGCCTTCTCCGGCATCGACTTTCCCGCAACGGGAGTCGAGTTTACAAACTCTGTTCTCGAGCTCTCCCTCCGCACGAGCACCGAGGCAAGCATCACCGTCGAGGTGAAAGAAAAGGGCTCGAATACATTCGTGCCGCTTGCAGGAATGACTAGCCGCCAAACAAACTCTCAGGCGGTAAACGAGATCTTTGGCCAGGTCAAACTCTTCATGGAGCGGcagaggctggctggcgctgcccCAGTAACGGCTCTGCAGGTCAACGTTGGCGCTCCCCATTTTGGGCACATCGGTTTCGTCGACCTGCCTGGGTTGAATTCCCTTCCGAACTCCGATAGAGGCTCTTTCACGAACAGTGCTGCTTCGATTGCAAAGGAATACATGTGCAAGAGGAACGCTATCATACTCATCGCCGTGCCTGCCGACAGCACCCACAAGCGCGAGACGGCCCTAAAGCTGTGCAAGCTCATTGATCCGAACGGAGAGCGGACCCTGGCGATTGTTACCAAGGCCGATCTCATTCCAATCGACTCTCCGCACAACGAGCAGATTTTCAAGATCTTTCACGACGGCCAAAACGGATTTCTCGCGACGGAGAAGTGGCACGTTCTCCCGAGTCCGCCGAGACATGGCATCTACACACACGGCGTGGAGGCACAATCCGCGCCTCAGCCTCAGATGCCCACCGCACAGATCGAGAAACACTTGCCTCAAATTTCAGACTACGATCAAGGTTTTGCAAGTCTCATTCCGAAGTTGAGCGTCTTGTATGCCGGTCGGCTGCATGCCAATCTGCCGAACCTCCTTGCGAAGGGGGCCTCCATCCTCAAGTGCAAGAGAAGTGACTTGGAGCAACTCCAAAAGTCACTCAGCACAGACGCAGAGAAGACTCACTACCTGTGCGGAATCGCCAACGACTTCCGCACCATCGCACAAGCAGCCACGAAAGGCGAATACGATCACGGCTATTtccgcgacgacagcggtgtccctcccgtccccgACACGCGAAGACTGCGAGACATCATCCGCACACTGAGCCGGGCATTCGTTCATGTCATGAAAACCAATGGGGCACATTGCAACGTCAAATGCGATCAAGCCTCGGTCACTCAGCCGTCGGAGCCTGACGAGCTTCACGAGTCAATGGTGCCTTGGGTCAATATGTTTCAAGTCGAGTCTCCCAAAATGGTATCACTGTCTGATATCAAGCCCGAGTTTGTATCAGCATCCTCCGTCAGCCAAGTACCAGGCTCTGTCAGTCACAGACTCAGTCTGGATCTATTTCGCGACCAGTCCTGCAAGTGGTATGCCATCGCAAGGCGCCACATCGACTTGGTTGCGGACGCTGTCAGGACTTTCGTGACAGCGGCACTCGGGCACGTCTTTGGTGCCAATACGTCCGGTTTCGACACCATGATGATAGAGCTTGTTCTGCCTTTCTTCAATCGGATTGCACTCGAGCTCTCGGAGAAGCTGAGCGAGCTGCTGTGGCATTACCGACATGGAGACATGATCTgcgccgatgacgacttTCGAGCGCGATTGGTCCAAAGACAGTCTCTTCGCCCTGTCGAGAGCCGTGGTGTAGAATCAGATCGGGGCGAGAATGGCATCCTGGAGGCTGTGGAGATGATGGCGGTATACTACGAGGTCAGTCATCACTCCCACGAATGTGCCTGA